A section of the Myxococcus xanthus genome encodes:
- a CDS encoding HP0495 family protein, with amino-acid sequence MTKEDAGSPPAGEGEKKPLIEYPSVYTFKVMGAQGAGFVEHVRELFKRFLGTELSPDSIREQPSSKGKYVSLSVSVYLLSEEQRRAIYDGLHKDERVIYYL; translated from the coding sequence ATGACGAAGGAAGACGCAGGAAGCCCTCCCGCCGGCGAAGGGGAGAAGAAGCCCCTCATCGAGTACCCCTCCGTCTACACCTTCAAGGTGATGGGCGCGCAGGGGGCCGGCTTCGTGGAGCATGTCCGTGAGCTGTTCAAGCGGTTCCTGGGCACGGAGCTCTCGCCGGATTCCATTCGCGAGCAACCCAGCAGCAAGGGCAAGTACGTCTCCCTGAGCGTGTCCGTGTACCTGCTGTCCGAGGAGCAGCGGCGCGCCATCTACGATGGGCTCCACAAGGACGAGCGGGTCATCTACTACTTGTAG
- a CDS encoding PhoH family protein: protein MRKNFILDTNVLLHDPRSIYGFKDNNVIIPIYVIEEIDQFKRDLSELGRNARLVARYLDSFRAEGSLKEGVPLPHGGLLRVSFTERALPPSMADSNLMDNRILGVALDLMEAEPGTQAVFITKDTNLRIRADALGLIAQDYDTERVEITELYTGFAERLVPKDLVDQMYRQGAEVEPPDAESLFANQVVLLKDETNPSHTAMGRFNGSKGRLVPLVRQIKDGTWGVRPRNMEQAFCLDLLLNDDVKLVTIVGKAGTGKTLLAIAAGLQKVTEEGLYQKLLVSRPIFPLGRDIGYLPGSVEEKLNPWMQPIFDNVEFLMNLSRADKKAGRGYHELLDLGLMEIEPLTYIRGRSLPNQFIIVDEAQNLTPHEVKTIITRVGDNTKIILTGDPFQIDNPYVDATNNGLVHVVNRFKSEKIAAHITMSKGERSALAELAANLL from the coding sequence ATGCGTAAGAACTTCATTCTCGACACCAACGTCCTTCTTCACGATCCCCGCAGCATCTACGGCTTCAAAGACAACAACGTCATCATCCCCATCTACGTCATCGAGGAGATCGACCAGTTCAAGCGCGATCTCTCCGAGCTGGGCCGCAACGCGCGCCTGGTGGCGCGCTACCTGGATTCGTTCCGCGCCGAGGGCTCCCTGAAGGAAGGGGTGCCTCTGCCGCACGGTGGCTTGTTGCGCGTGAGCTTTACCGAACGTGCGCTGCCTCCGTCCATGGCGGACAGCAACCTGATGGACAACCGCATCCTCGGGGTGGCGCTCGACCTGATGGAGGCGGAGCCGGGCACGCAGGCCGTCTTCATCACCAAGGACACCAACCTCCGCATCCGCGCCGACGCCCTGGGCCTTATCGCCCAGGACTACGACACCGAGCGGGTGGAAATCACGGAGCTGTACACCGGCTTCGCCGAGCGGCTGGTCCCCAAGGACCTGGTGGACCAGATGTACCGCCAGGGCGCCGAGGTGGAGCCGCCGGACGCCGAGTCCCTGTTCGCCAATCAGGTGGTGCTCCTCAAGGACGAGACGAACCCGTCCCACACCGCCATGGGCCGCTTCAACGGGTCCAAGGGCCGCCTGGTGCCCCTGGTGCGGCAGATCAAGGACGGGACGTGGGGTGTCCGCCCGCGCAACATGGAGCAGGCCTTCTGCCTGGACCTGCTGCTCAACGACGACGTCAAGCTGGTCACCATTGTCGGCAAGGCGGGCACGGGCAAGACGCTGCTCGCCATCGCCGCGGGCCTGCAGAAGGTGACGGAGGAGGGGCTCTACCAGAAGCTGCTGGTCAGCCGTCCCATCTTCCCGTTGGGCCGGGACATCGGGTATCTGCCCGGCAGCGTCGAGGAGAAGCTGAATCCCTGGATGCAGCCCATCTTCGACAACGTGGAGTTCCTGATGAACCTCAGCCGCGCGGACAAGAAGGCCGGGCGCGGCTACCACGAACTGCTGGACCTGGGGCTGATGGAGATCGAGCCGCTCACGTACATCCGTGGCCGCAGCCTGCCCAACCAGTTCATCATCGTGGACGAGGCTCAGAACCTCACGCCGCACGAGGTGAAGACCATCATCACCCGCGTGGGCGACAACACGAAGATCATCCTCACGGGAGACCCGTTCCAGATCGACAACCCGTACGTGGACGCGACGAACAATGGCCTGGTCCACGTGGTCAACCGCTTCAAGAGCGAGAAGATCGCGGCGCACATCACCATGTCCAAGGGTGAGCGCAGCGCCCTGGCCGAGCTCGCCGCCAACCTGCTGTAG
- a CDS encoding diacylglycerol/lipid kinase family protein, whose product MLVQPLRSPDLRRAPTSDVTAEPKVAVLLNANARKVDARVVKSLSHVVPEQDLFLSRSPLDARRIIQTVLERGYPMLFTGGGDGTFMGFVNEVLHQVGPRGRFAGKTAPRFGVLKLGTGNGLATYVNASGTRSDGILNDVLRARTGEVPGYRPMDLLMVDGQRAPFAGLGVDGKVLNDYIWVKENLGKGFFKSVLSGSGGYFSAVACKTVPHYLTHSHWVECEVVNGASEAYRLGPDGGAMGEPLAPGATLFRGRLMMAAAGTMPFYGYGFRMFPFAGQRPGFMQLRLGQVTPTQVLTHLPKLWNGRWFPEGLMDFHAREVTIRFANPMPFQVGGDAAGYREQVTLSVAPESVELVDFTGALN is encoded by the coding sequence ATGCTGGTCCAGCCCCTCCGCTCTCCCGATCTCCGCCGTGCGCCCACATCGGACGTCACCGCCGAGCCCAAGGTCGCGGTCCTGCTGAACGCCAACGCCCGGAAGGTCGACGCTCGGGTGGTGAAGTCCCTGTCCCACGTGGTGCCGGAGCAGGACCTGTTCCTCTCCCGCTCGCCGCTGGACGCCCGCCGCATCATCCAGACGGTGCTGGAGCGTGGCTACCCCATGTTGTTCACGGGCGGCGGTGACGGCACCTTCATGGGCTTCGTGAACGAGGTCCTCCATCAGGTAGGTCCGCGCGGCCGGTTCGCGGGGAAGACGGCGCCTCGCTTCGGCGTCCTCAAGCTGGGCACCGGCAATGGCCTGGCCACCTACGTCAACGCCTCCGGAACCCGGAGCGACGGCATCCTCAATGACGTGCTGCGCGCCCGCACGGGCGAGGTTCCGGGCTACCGCCCCATGGACCTGCTGATGGTGGACGGGCAGCGCGCGCCCTTCGCCGGGCTGGGCGTGGATGGCAAGGTGCTCAACGACTACATCTGGGTGAAGGAGAACCTGGGCAAGGGCTTCTTCAAGAGCGTCCTCAGCGGCAGCGGCGGGTACTTCTCCGCGGTGGCCTGCAAGACGGTGCCTCACTATCTCACCCACTCCCACTGGGTGGAGTGTGAGGTCGTCAATGGCGCCTCCGAGGCCTACCGGCTGGGGCCGGATGGCGGCGCGATGGGCGAGCCGCTGGCCCCGGGTGCCACTCTCTTCCGCGGCCGGCTGATGATGGCGGCGGCGGGCACCATGCCCTTCTACGGCTACGGCTTCCGCATGTTCCCCTTCGCGGGCCAGCGCCCGGGATTCATGCAGTTGCGACTGGGGCAGGTGACGCCCACGCAGGTGCTCACCCACCTGCCCAAGCTATGGAACGGCCGCTGGTTCCCCGAAGGCCTGATGGACTTCCACGCCCGCGAGGTCACCATCCGCTTCGCCAACCCCATGCCCTTCCAGGTGGGTGGCGACGCGGCCGGCTACCGCGAGCAGGTCACCTTGTCCGTGGCTCCGGAGTCCGTCGAGTTGGTGGACTTCACCGGCGCGCTGAACTGA
- a CDS encoding vWA domain-containing protein — translation MFARRLADLRQRLDALHQPAPARGGWRAWTLLGRRARGPEDVALPMLASLDRDLDRVGVHTSADARLLKELGLRKGRAGALAQGLLDRARQALEEVEACLVLVERAWRTGAPLPGAVAVLEKGFIQLARVVKVADLFARPPSEPEEDDAELEIYGRTDGSTPRLAPSSARLAVAEFFAERARANPTDVKQKRRDLDLAHELLIRLGADHDRERGMVLRRQVAEARERVRAVPAVRSMEELLRHVRHTARREPQVAYRSLKGLYERALEAGDAALADAARAALTPMLPAPSQLSSLMERAELDGLSHWFGEAPTAPDEVPGPPKADELLTDLAFSLEPEQLSTFELAAGCARYFDVEDALSEEIVLADTRTARAVSRRVPYPTQTMTYETTGSLHEVNNFVLTDPRMLLRDLAASHQLVRAYLDDEPPPRPRKVKRTAVRVYVCDASGSMHGARARFRDAIVIAELNNLRVKARRGEHFDPLYFSFFNDVPTELARVDSALEATRQLEKLFRDSPAEGQTDITLALMSAFDSIRAAQGRDPYLARATVVLVTDGEDRVDLELIRRTRAPMGALDIALSFVSLGEENPDLRLLVREQRAAGGRAFYHHLSDEEILWARTEFDTPWRTLLPRDVPASGDALEQLTPHLEALEAVAAGRAAPRTVAVDASFDALFPEKPTPPPGAEPTGKDVTHRVADILGALVEAASLAPADRRAAESLLLLQHLLGVYGLTPARYLSALSAGGQATQEALQRVRLLCRPFG, via the coding sequence GTGTTCGCCCGGCGCCTCGCGGACCTCCGGCAGCGGCTGGATGCGCTCCACCAGCCCGCGCCCGCTCGCGGCGGTTGGCGGGCGTGGACGCTGCTGGGGCGACGTGCTCGCGGGCCCGAGGATGTCGCGCTGCCAATGCTGGCCTCGCTGGACCGGGACCTGGACCGGGTGGGCGTGCACACGTCGGCGGACGCACGGCTCCTCAAGGAGCTGGGCCTGCGGAAGGGCAGGGCGGGGGCACTGGCGCAGGGGCTGCTCGACAGGGCCCGTCAAGCACTCGAGGAGGTGGAGGCGTGTCTGGTGCTCGTGGAGCGGGCCTGGCGCACGGGAGCGCCGCTTCCCGGCGCGGTCGCGGTGCTGGAGAAGGGCTTCATCCAACTGGCACGCGTGGTGAAGGTGGCGGACCTCTTCGCCCGTCCTCCCTCGGAGCCGGAGGAGGACGACGCGGAGCTGGAAATCTACGGGCGCACCGATGGGAGCACTCCGCGTCTTGCGCCCTCCAGTGCGCGTCTGGCCGTGGCGGAGTTCTTCGCGGAGCGGGCCCGGGCCAACCCCACGGACGTCAAGCAGAAGCGCCGGGACCTGGACCTGGCGCACGAACTGCTCATCCGCCTGGGCGCGGACCACGACCGCGAGCGAGGCATGGTGCTGCGGCGCCAGGTGGCCGAGGCCCGCGAGCGGGTGCGGGCCGTTCCGGCCGTGCGCTCCATGGAGGAGTTGCTGCGGCACGTGCGTCACACGGCCCGGCGCGAGCCCCAGGTGGCCTACCGCTCGTTGAAGGGGCTCTACGAGCGGGCCTTGGAGGCTGGGGACGCGGCGCTGGCGGACGCGGCCCGGGCGGCGCTGACACCGATGTTGCCGGCACCTTCTCAGCTGTCGTCGCTGATGGAGCGCGCGGAGCTCGATGGTCTGTCGCACTGGTTCGGCGAAGCGCCCACGGCGCCTGACGAAGTCCCGGGCCCTCCGAAGGCCGATGAGCTGCTGACGGACCTGGCCTTCTCACTGGAGCCCGAGCAGCTCTCCACGTTCGAGCTGGCGGCGGGCTGTGCCCGCTACTTCGACGTGGAGGACGCGCTGTCGGAGGAAATCGTCCTGGCGGATACGCGCACCGCGCGGGCGGTGTCCCGGCGTGTCCCGTACCCGACGCAGACGATGACCTACGAGACGACGGGCAGCCTCCATGAGGTGAACAACTTCGTCTTGACGGACCCGCGGATGCTGCTGCGCGACCTGGCCGCCAGTCACCAGTTGGTGCGCGCGTACCTGGACGACGAGCCGCCCCCGCGCCCCCGGAAGGTGAAGCGCACCGCGGTGCGGGTCTACGTCTGCGACGCGTCGGGCTCCATGCACGGCGCGCGAGCCCGCTTCCGGGATGCCATTGTCATCGCGGAGCTCAACAACCTGCGCGTCAAGGCCCGCCGGGGCGAGCACTTCGACCCGCTGTACTTCAGCTTCTTCAATGACGTGCCCACCGAGCTGGCGCGCGTGGACTCCGCGCTGGAGGCCACCCGGCAGTTGGAGAAGCTCTTCCGCGATTCACCCGCGGAGGGGCAGACGGACATCACGCTCGCGCTGATGTCCGCGTTCGACTCCATCCGCGCCGCGCAGGGGCGGGACCCGTACCTCGCTCGGGCCACGGTGGTGCTCGTCACTGACGGCGAGGACCGCGTGGACCTGGAGCTCATCCGCCGCACGCGCGCGCCCATGGGCGCGCTGGACATCGCGTTGAGCTTCGTATCCCTGGGCGAGGAGAACCCGGACCTCCGCCTCCTCGTCCGGGAGCAGCGGGCCGCCGGAGGCCGCGCCTTCTACCACCACCTCTCCGACGAGGAGATTCTGTGGGCGCGCACGGAGTTCGACACGCCCTGGCGCACGTTGCTGCCGCGTGACGTGCCGGCGTCCGGTGATGCGCTGGAGCAGCTCACGCCGCACCTGGAGGCGCTGGAGGCGGTCGCCGCCGGGCGGGCCGCTCCGCGGACCGTGGCGGTGGACGCTTCGTTCGATGCGCTCTTCCCGGAGAAGCCCACGCCGCCCCCCGGGGCCGAGCCGACTGGCAAGGACGTCACGCACCGCGTGGCGGACATCCTGGGCGCGCTGGTGGAGGCGGCGTCGCTGGCCCCCGCGGATCGGCGCGCGGCGGAGAGCTTGCTGCTGCTTCAACACCTGCTGGGTGTGTACGGATTGACCCCGGCGCGCTACCTGTCCGCGTTGTCCGCGGGTGGGCAGGCCACGCAGGAGGCATTGCAGCGCGTGCGGCTGTTGTGCCGGCCCTTCGGGTAG
- a CDS encoding SAM-dependent methyltransferase, with protein MSPPEPFPLYHPADVRRAFSSDDATRRFAKVAQLEPGSRVLVLGCGPDGSAALLLAREMGCTVVAADTDDALLNPVRERVRAQGLAEQIEVRRVSLDALGLSDGEFNGILIQGRVLYALKATLANMRSLLSKRGRLGFTFPARVGRFAPKASLDFWERRIAGPLLLPRELLQVVEGAGYEPESAESLHDAELDAHYRDIETFLSSVPGSQPAALREELALHRESNGKASVSYAFVVGRRKEQGEKPPASRDRG; from the coding sequence ATGAGCCCGCCTGAGCCCTTCCCGCTGTATCACCCCGCGGATGTCCGGCGCGCCTTCAGCTCGGATGATGCAACGCGGCGCTTCGCGAAGGTGGCCCAGCTGGAGCCCGGCTCGCGCGTGCTGGTGCTCGGCTGTGGCCCCGATGGAAGCGCCGCGCTGCTGTTGGCCCGGGAGATGGGCTGTACCGTCGTCGCGGCCGACACCGACGACGCCCTCCTCAACCCGGTGCGTGAGCGCGTGCGGGCACAGGGGCTGGCGGAGCAGATTGAAGTCCGCCGCGTGTCGCTGGACGCGCTGGGCCTGTCCGATGGGGAGTTCAACGGCATCCTCATCCAGGGCCGTGTGCTCTACGCGTTGAAGGCCACGCTGGCGAACATGCGCAGTCTGCTGTCGAAGCGCGGGCGGCTGGGCTTCACGTTCCCCGCGCGGGTGGGGCGCTTTGCTCCCAAGGCCTCGCTCGACTTCTGGGAGCGCCGCATCGCCGGGCCGCTGCTGCTGCCGCGCGAGTTGCTGCAGGTGGTGGAGGGCGCCGGCTACGAGCCCGAGTCCGCCGAGTCGCTCCATGACGCGGAGCTGGACGCGCACTACCGGGACATCGAGACGTTCCTGTCGTCCGTCCCTGGCTCGCAGCCCGCCGCGCTCCGCGAGGAGCTGGCGCTGCACCGCGAGAGCAACGGCAAGGCCAGCGTCAGCTACGCCTTCGTCGTGGGCCGCCGCAAGGAGCAGGGCGAGAAGCCCCCAGCGTCCCGCGACCGCGGGTAA
- a CDS encoding AAA family ATPase, which produces MQSPPSTYLQAARAFRHFFTELRDAYLERETLFTQLELALLGREHVLVVGPPGTAKSAIASAVLGRIIDERTGLPSLFSKQMAESTVQTDLIGPVDFKVLTETGRTEYLTDEGMLGSEHAFLDEVFDGRDMLLRSILNVLHERELKHGRRVTTGRIECVVMTSNRYLSEVLARSPELLLAFADRLSFICFVPKSFARRESRSAMLQRFSHFARPDLRAQLSLQQVDLLQDAVTKVVVPSHVMEGVELLADALERALAAQVAKLPDYVPTKYFSQRSVVKALWALKAAVVRDQIYRRPERALEATVEDLDSLRWFFLLGGPPAGETEALLKSVVDPRERAQLEIVRLEQRAFDEALAQIQRELGGGVEREAQALGSSEEVSSVESVSRNWQPGVVSTTARALLAKLVPGPRHAQNRIPLVAAARALVAAQEQRLARGMAGHGEGRGGIALLVSFGDVLTLCRGVPELRPGYGALCEATARFLEGAQEMIALSAESVDFEDGLKLEGLVGLADNLEEELSQTGDLAGQLSDGAPAASERLRTTEAEVRSRVVSALRRRAVFSFQGNLARGRREPLEALAGDSRRLTQLENALAGLDPTQQGLKQELLLPLGIAYAREVLSSTPFERIEQYGRAVQSVAENLRREGVSSDAVFAECREIIESRLREHAHLLTRDVPSPPPASTSVLNGDAYVFYRGDFAAKAPDGELAALLGLDGQLAANHGGVAPGFLSEAVRSAVAQAELGFVQTRVKYLRSWLTQLLTSLPPPESMTERADAERTVDRLVRSRFPMLALKEGELVRLRGVLALLGTMPGDLGEGARRLEGQLRGIDEDFGRFSRQVLARRSTP; this is translated from the coding sequence GTGCAATCTCCGCCGTCCACATACCTCCAGGCCGCGCGCGCCTTCCGGCACTTCTTCACCGAGCTCCGGGATGCCTACCTGGAGCGAGAGACGCTCTTCACGCAACTGGAGCTGGCGCTCCTGGGGCGCGAGCACGTGCTGGTGGTGGGCCCCCCCGGAACGGCCAAGAGCGCCATCGCGAGCGCCGTCCTGGGGCGCATCATCGACGAGCGCACGGGCTTGCCGTCGCTCTTCTCCAAGCAGATGGCCGAGTCCACCGTGCAGACGGACCTCATCGGCCCGGTGGACTTCAAGGTGCTCACGGAGACGGGACGCACCGAGTACCTCACCGACGAAGGCATGCTGGGCTCCGAGCACGCCTTCCTGGACGAGGTCTTCGACGGCCGGGACATGCTGCTGCGCTCCATCCTCAACGTGCTGCATGAGCGGGAGCTGAAGCACGGCCGCCGGGTGACGACGGGGCGCATCGAGTGCGTCGTCATGACGAGCAACCGGTATCTCTCCGAGGTGCTGGCGCGCTCGCCGGAGCTGCTCCTGGCCTTCGCGGACCGGCTGAGCTTCATCTGCTTCGTGCCCAAGTCGTTCGCGCGCCGGGAGAGCCGGTCGGCCATGCTGCAACGCTTCTCCCATTTCGCTCGGCCGGACCTGCGCGCGCAGCTGTCGTTGCAGCAGGTGGACCTGCTGCAGGACGCCGTGACGAAGGTGGTGGTGCCCAGCCACGTCATGGAAGGCGTGGAGTTGCTGGCGGATGCGCTGGAGCGCGCGCTCGCGGCCCAGGTGGCGAAGCTGCCGGACTACGTGCCGACGAAGTACTTCTCCCAGCGCTCCGTGGTGAAGGCGCTGTGGGCGCTGAAGGCCGCGGTGGTGCGGGACCAAATCTACCGGCGCCCCGAGCGGGCGTTGGAGGCCACTGTCGAGGACCTGGATTCGCTGCGCTGGTTCTTCCTCCTGGGCGGGCCGCCAGCGGGGGAGACGGAGGCGCTGCTCAAGTCCGTGGTGGACCCTCGGGAGCGGGCGCAGCTCGAAATCGTCCGCCTGGAGCAGCGCGCCTTCGACGAAGCGCTGGCCCAGATACAGCGGGAGCTGGGGGGCGGCGTGGAGCGCGAGGCGCAGGCGCTCGGGTCCTCCGAAGAGGTGAGTTCCGTCGAGTCCGTGAGCCGCAACTGGCAGCCCGGCGTTGTCTCCACCACGGCGCGGGCCTTGTTGGCCAAGCTGGTGCCTGGGCCGCGCCATGCGCAGAACCGGATACCGCTGGTGGCGGCGGCGCGGGCTCTGGTGGCGGCGCAGGAGCAGCGGCTGGCGCGTGGCATGGCAGGGCACGGTGAGGGGCGGGGCGGCATCGCACTGCTGGTGTCGTTCGGCGACGTGCTGACGCTCTGTCGCGGCGTCCCCGAACTGCGGCCGGGCTACGGGGCGTTGTGCGAGGCAACGGCCCGCTTTCTGGAAGGCGCCCAGGAGATGATCGCCCTGTCCGCGGAGAGCGTGGACTTCGAGGACGGGCTCAAGCTGGAGGGCCTGGTCGGGCTGGCGGACAACCTGGAGGAGGAGCTTTCCCAGACGGGGGATCTGGCGGGACAGCTGTCGGACGGCGCCCCCGCCGCATCGGAGCGCCTGCGCACGACCGAGGCTGAGGTCCGGAGCCGGGTCGTGTCCGCGCTGCGCCGGCGCGCTGTGTTCTCGTTCCAGGGCAACCTGGCCCGGGGACGTCGAGAGCCGCTCGAAGCGCTGGCGGGAGATTCGCGCCGCCTGACGCAGTTGGAGAATGCCCTGGCTGGCCTGGACCCCACGCAACAGGGCCTCAAGCAGGAGCTGCTGCTCCCATTGGGCATCGCCTACGCCCGGGAGGTGCTGTCCTCCACGCCCTTCGAACGCATCGAGCAGTACGGGCGCGCGGTGCAGTCGGTGGCGGAGAACCTCCGGCGCGAGGGAGTGTCCAGCGACGCGGTGTTCGCCGAGTGCCGGGAGATTATCGAGTCCCGGCTGCGCGAGCATGCCCATCTCCTCACGCGCGATGTGCCCAGCCCGCCGCCCGCGTCCACGTCGGTGCTCAACGGGGACGCCTACGTCTTCTACCGGGGCGACTTCGCGGCGAAGGCGCCTGATGGAGAGCTGGCCGCGCTGCTGGGGTTGGATGGGCAACTGGCCGCGAACCACGGTGGCGTCGCGCCTGGCTTCCTGTCGGAGGCCGTGCGTTCGGCGGTGGCCCAGGCGGAGCTCGGGTTCGTCCAGACGCGCGTCAAATACCTGCGGAGCTGGCTGACCCAACTGCTCACTTCGCTTCCACCGCCCGAATCCATGACGGAGCGCGCGGATGCCGAACGCACCGTGGACCGGCTGGTGCGCAGCCGCTTCCCGATGCTCGCGTTGAAGGAAGGCGAGCTGGTTCGGCTGCGGGGTGTCCTCGCGTTGCTGGGGACCATGCCCGGTGACCTGGGCGAGGGGGCTCGACGGCTGGAGGGGCAACTGCGCGGCATCGACGAGGACTTCGGGCGCTTCAGCCGGCAGGTGCTGGCGCGGCGGTCTACACCATGA
- a CDS encoding thiol-disulfide oxidoreductase DCC family protein: MAPVLRTTPPGHDVILYDGHCRLCGGAARQLQRLLGGTGTRLRSFREDGVLAAFPGVTADRCERALQLVLPDGAVVEGLEAIVLALGRRPLGRLLRVYYVPGLRQLLDALYRVVARHRFRIAGRQCPDGACVVHFK, translated from the coding sequence ATGGCGCCCGTGCTGCGGACGACGCCTCCCGGGCATGACGTGATTCTCTATGACGGGCACTGTCGCCTGTGCGGTGGGGCGGCCCGGCAGCTCCAGCGGCTGCTGGGCGGGACGGGGACGCGCCTGCGCTCGTTTCGGGAGGACGGGGTGCTGGCAGCCTTCCCGGGTGTCACGGCGGACCGCTGTGAGCGGGCCCTGCAACTGGTCCTCCCGGATGGGGCCGTGGTGGAGGGGCTAGAGGCCATTGTCCTGGCGCTGGGCCGACGGCCGCTGGGACGGCTGCTCCGCGTGTACTACGTGCCGGGCCTGCGGCAGCTCCTGGATGCGCTCTACCGCGTCGTGGCCCGCCATCGCTTCCGCATCGCGGGACGTCAATGCCCAGACGGGGCGTGCGTGGTCCACTTCAAATAG
- the dnaK gene encoding molecular chaperone DnaK — protein MGKIIGIDLGTTNSVVAIMEGREPKVIVNEEGSRITPSVVAFTKDGERLVGQVAKRQSITNPERTIYSSKRFMGRRHDEVSEEATLVPYKVARGPNGDARVDIDGKQYSAPEISAQVLLKLKRAAENYLGEKVTEAVITVPAYFNDAQRQATKDAGEIAGLTVRRIVNEPTAAALAYGLDKKKDEKIAVYDFGGGTFDVSILEVGENVVDVLATNGDTHLGGDNIDLRIMDWLITEFKKDTGLDVSKDKMVLQRLKEAAEKAKIELSAAMETDINLPFLTADATGPKHLNVKLTRAKFEAMIDDLIERSLEPCRKCLKDAGVEPKDLNEIVLVGGTTRIPKVQEAVKRLFGKEPNRSVNPDEVVAVGAAVQAGVLSGEVKDILLLDVTPLSLGVETLGGVMTKLIERNTTIPTRKSETFSTAADGQTQVEIHVLQGEREMAGDNRSLGRFHLTGMPPAPRGVPQIEVTFDIDANGILNVSAKDKATGKEQKVTITHSSGLAKDEVEKMVADARSNEAADKGRRELVEMKNQAESQSYAAEKLLKENKDKLSADTAKALEDAVAELNKVRDGQDKDAIKTALDALQAASYKAAEEMYRATGGAPGAEGAPGAGPSAAPGSQASAKKDDVVDAEFRQS, from the coding sequence GTGGGCAAGATTATCGGGATCGACCTGGGCACCACGAACAGTGTGGTCGCGATCATGGAGGGTCGCGAGCCCAAGGTGATCGTCAACGAGGAAGGCAGCCGCATCACGCCCTCGGTGGTCGCGTTCACGAAGGACGGGGAGCGTCTGGTTGGTCAGGTGGCGAAGCGCCAGTCCATCACCAACCCGGAGCGGACCATCTACTCCAGCAAGCGCTTCATGGGCCGGCGGCACGACGAGGTGTCCGAGGAGGCCACGCTGGTCCCCTACAAGGTCGCCCGGGGGCCCAACGGCGATGCGCGCGTGGACATCGACGGCAAGCAGTACAGCGCGCCGGAGATCAGCGCGCAGGTGCTGCTGAAGCTGAAGCGCGCGGCGGAGAACTACCTGGGTGAGAAGGTGACGGAGGCGGTCATCACCGTCCCCGCGTACTTCAACGACGCCCAGCGCCAGGCCACCAAGGACGCGGGTGAAATCGCGGGCCTCACAGTGCGCCGCATCGTGAACGAGCCGACCGCCGCGGCGCTCGCGTACGGCCTGGACAAGAAGAAGGACGAGAAGATCGCCGTCTACGACTTTGGCGGTGGCACGTTCGACGTGTCCATCCTCGAGGTGGGCGAGAACGTGGTCGACGTGCTCGCGACCAACGGTGACACGCACCTGGGCGGTGACAACATCGACCTGCGGATCATGGACTGGCTGATCACCGAGTTCAAGAAGGACACCGGGCTCGACGTCAGCAAGGACAAGATGGTCCTCCAGCGCCTGAAGGAGGCGGCGGAGAAGGCGAAGATCGAGCTGTCCGCCGCGATGGAGACGGACATCAACCTGCCGTTCCTCACCGCGGACGCGACGGGTCCGAAGCACCTCAACGTCAAGCTCACGCGCGCCAAGTTCGAGGCGATGATTGACGACCTCATCGAGCGCTCGCTGGAGCCCTGCCGCAAGTGTCTCAAGGACGCGGGCGTGGAGCCGAAGGACCTCAACGAGATCGTCCTCGTCGGCGGCACCACGCGCATCCCGAAGGTGCAGGAGGCCGTGAAGCGCCTGTTCGGCAAGGAGCCGAACCGCTCGGTGAACCCGGACGAAGTCGTTGCGGTGGGCGCCGCGGTGCAGGCCGGCGTGCTCTCCGGCGAGGTGAAGGACATCCTCCTGCTGGACGTGACGCCGCTGAGCCTGGGTGTGGAGACGCTGGGCGGGGTGATGACGAAGCTCATCGAGCGCAACACCACCATCCCCACGCGCAAGTCGGAGACCTTCTCCACGGCCGCGGACGGCCAGACGCAGGTGGAGATCCACGTGCTCCAGGGCGAGCGTGAGATGGCGGGCGACAACCGCAGCCTCGGCCGCTTCCACCTGACGGGCATGCCGCCGGCGCCGCGTGGCGTGCCGCAGATCGAGGTGACGTTCGACATCGACGCGAACGGCATCCTCAACGTCAGCGCCAAGGACAAGGCCACGGGCAAGGAGCAGAAGGTCACCATCACCCACTCGTCCGGTCTGGCGAAGGACGAGGTGGAGAAGATGGTCGCCGACGCCCGCTCCAACGAGGCGGCCGACAAGGGCCGCCGCGAGCTGGTGGAGATGAAGAACCAGGCGGAGAGCCAGTCCTACGCGGCCGAGAAGCTGCTGAAGGAGAACAAGGACAAGCTGTCCGCGGACACGGCGAAGGCGCTCGAGGACGCCGTGGCGGAGCTCAACAAGGTCCGCGACGGCCAGGACAAGGACGCCATCAAGACGGCGCTCGATGCGCTCCAGGCCGCCAGCTACAAGGCCGCCGAGGAGATGTACCGCGCCACGGGCGGCGCGCCGGGTGCCGAGGGCGCTCCGGGTGCTGGTCCTTCCGCGGCGCCGGGCTCGCAGGCCAGCGCCAAGAAGGACGACGTGGTGGACGCCGAGTTCCGCCAGTCTTAG